One Phaseolus vulgaris cultivar G19833 chromosome 2, P. vulgaris v2.0, whole genome shotgun sequence DNA window includes the following coding sequences:
- the LOC137811551 gene encoding NAC domain-containing protein 2-like, whose translation MDATTPSELPPGFRFHPTDEELIVYYLCNQATSKPCPASIIPEVDLYKFDPWELPDKTEFGENEWYFFSPRDRKYPNGVRPNRATVSGYWKATGTDKAIYSGSKLVGVKKSLVFYKGRPPKGDKTDWIMHEYRLAESKQPVNRKIGSMRLDDWVLCRIYKKKNTGKTLEHKETHPKVQMTNLIAANNDEQKMMNLPRTWSLTYLLDMNYLGPILSDGSYCSTFDFQISNANIGIDPFVNSQPVEMANNYVSDSGKY comes from the exons ATGGATGCTACCACACCCTCTGAACTCCCCCCTGGCTTTAGGTTTCACCCAACGGACGAGGAACTAATCGTCTACTACCTTTGCAACCAAGCCACATCAAAGCCTTGCCCTGCTTCCATCATCCCAGAAGTGGATCTCTACAAGTTTGATCCATGGGAATTGCCAG ATAAAACAGAATTTGGAGAAAATGAATGGTATTTCTTTAGTCCACGAGACAGGAAGTACCCAAACGGGGTGAGGCCTAACCGAGCAACAGTATCTGGGTATTGGAAGGCTACTGGCACAGATAAGGCAATCTATAGTGGATCTAAGCTTGTTGGGGTGAAGAAATCCCTAGTATTTTACAAGGGTAGGCCACCAAAAGGTGACAAGACTGATTGGATTATGCATGAGTACCGATTGGCAGAATCAAAACAACCAGTTAACAGGAAAATTGGGTCCATGAGG CTGGATGACTGGGTCTTGTGCAGAATTTATAAGAAGAAGAACACGGGAAAAACACTGGAGCACAAAGAGACACACCCAAAAGTTCAAATGACTAATCTTATAGCTGCAAATAATGATGAACAGAAAATGATGAACCTTCCCAGGACTTGGTCCCTCACTTACCTTTTGGATATGAATTACTTGGGTCCTATTTTATCTGATGGCTCCTATTGCTCAACCTTTGATTTTCAAATTAGCAATGCCAATATTGGAATTGATCCCTTTGTAAATtctcaaccggttgaaatggcCAACAATTATGTATCAGACTCGGGTAAGTACTAA
- the LOC137811552 gene encoding methyltransferase FGSG_00040, translated as MAAEEDDQLQQVRSKATELFIREEWNASIEAYSHFITLCTQTLSHSHPNQKLRRSLCIALCNRAEARSKLKDFHCALQDCDHALELDATHSKSLLCKGKILLCLNRYASALECFRTAMLDGNAESVSGYLERCKSLELLSKTGCLDLSDWVSNGFRGKVPELAEHIGAVEIRRSEISGRGLFATKNIDAGSLILVTKAIAMERSIIMGGVQDLTEDAQLAMWKNFIDKVFEFVGKCPRTRGLINRLSCGENEDQLEVPDVGLFRPETVEKDGEVEVVVDMVKLVGILDVNSLTEDAVSANVLRRGNDCYGVGLWLLPSLINHSCCPNARRLHVGDYLVVHASKDLKAGEEVTFAYFDPLCGLSKRKEMSVNWGIHCKCKRCRFEGEVFSKQEIREIEIGLERGMDVGGVVFKLEEQLKRLKVRGKEKGYLRASFWEAYSQAYRSERAMKRWGRRIPTAEAVVDSITDVVGGDHRLLKLLMEELKKNSGVVERDKVFKIAKQVFGKVVKKQAMKTLLQLCIGD; from the coding sequence ATGGCAGCAGAAGAAGATGATCAGTTGCAACAAGTCAGATCCAAAGCCACAGAGCTTTTCATCAGAGAAGAATGGAATGCCTCGATCGAAGCCTATTCCCATTTCATAACCCTCTGCACCCAAACGCTCTCCCATTCTCACCCAAACCAAAAGCTTCGCAGATCCCTCTGCATAGCCTTGTGCAATCGCGCAGAAGCGAGGTCCAAGTTGAAGGACTTCCACTGCGCCCTTCAGGACTGTGACCACGCTTTGGAACTCGATGCTACGCACTCGAAATCCCTTTTGTGCAAAGGTAAGATCTTGCTCTGCCTCAACCGGTATGCTTCCGCTCTTGAGTGCTTCAGAACTGCCATGCTTGATGGGAACGCTGAAAGCGTGAGCGGGTACTTGGAGAGGTGCAAAAGCTTGGAGCTTTTGTCCAAAACGGGGTGTTTGGATCTTTCGGATTGGGTTTCAAATGGGTTTCGAGGGAAGGTTCCAGAGCTTGCAGAGCACATTGGTGCCGTGGAGATTAGAAGATCTGAGATCAGTGGGAGAGGATTGTTTGCAACGAAGAATATTGATGCCGGGTCGTTGATCTTGGTCACCAAGGCAATTGCCATGGAAAGGAGTATCATAATGGGAGGGGTTCAGGATCTGACTGAGGATGCACAGTTGGCAATGTGGAAGAATTTCATTGACAAGGTTTTTGAGTTTGTTGGGAAGTGTCCCAGAACAAGGGGTTTGATTAATAGGTTGTCATGTGGGGAGAATGAGGATCAACTTGAGGTGCCTGATGTGGGTCTCTTTAGACCTGAGACTGTGGAGAAGGATGGTGAAGTTGAAGTTGTTGTTGATATGGTTAAATTGGTTGGTATATTGGATGTGAATTCTCTCACTGAGGATGCTGTCTCGGCCAATGTGTTGAGGAGGGGCAATGATTGTTATGGTGTTGGGCTGTGGTTGCTCCCTTCCTTAATAAACCACTCTTGTTGTCCCAATGCAAGGAGGTTGCATGTTGGGGACTACTTGGTGGTTCATGCTTCAAAGGATTTGAAGGCTGGGGAGGAGGTCACTTTTGCTTATTTTGACCCTTTGTGTGGTTTGAGCAAGAGGAAGGAGATGTCTGTGAACTGGGGGATTCATTGCAAGTGCAAGAGGTGTAGGTTTGAGGGGGAAGTGTTCTCGAAACAGGAAATAAGAGAGATTGAGATTGGTCTTGAGAGAGGGATGGATGTGGGGGGTGTGGTGTTCAAGTTGGAGGAGCAATTGAAGAGGTTGAAGGTTAGGGGGAAGGAGAAAGGGTATTTGAGGGCATCATTTTGGGAAGCGTATTCTCAGGCTTATAGGTCAGAAAGGGCCATGAAGAGGTGGGGAAGGAGGATTCCTACTGCGGAGGCTGTGGTTGATAGCATCACTGATGTGGTGGGAGGGGATCACAGGTTGCTTAAGTTGCTGATGGAGGAGTTGAAGAAAAATAGTGGAGTTGTAGAGAGGGACAAAGTTTTCAAGATAGCAAAACAAGTGTTTGGGAAGGTAGTGAAAAAGCAAGCAATGAAGACACTTCTGCAACTCTGCATTGGTGATTAA